In Tachysurus vachellii isolate PV-2020 chromosome 12, HZAU_Pvac_v1, whole genome shotgun sequence, the following are encoded in one genomic region:
- the si:ch211-243j20.2 gene encoding uridine-cytidine kinase-like 1, producing the protein MLWCIFSLIAHILDDVDTLVLKTMAASGSQADVQIHLKEDGDVEELRASRSDSGSGEDSLDELLRRSCPLTPSLSPRKRTMSQSKTEPPLLRTNKRTIYTAGRPPWYNVTGTTFKEAFVIGLCGGSASGKTTVANKIIEALDVPWVVLLSMDSFYKVLSKEEQELAARNEYNFDHPDAFDFELLVLVLRKLKKGKSIKVPVYDFTTHSRRKEWKTVYGANVVIFEGILAFANKDLLKLLDMKVFVDTDSDIRLVRRLKRDITERGRDITGVIKLYNKFVKPAFEQYIEPTVQVADIVVPRGGENFVALELIVQHVHSQLEKREITVRSALASAHQGQPLPSTLSVMESTPQVRGMHTIIRNKETNRDEFIFYSKRLMRLLIEHALSFLPLKSVSVETPQGTIYEGKRLGGKRITGVSILRAGETMEQALMAVCKDIRLGKILIQTNHDTGEPELHYLRLPKDISEDYVILMDSTVSTGAAALMAIRVLLDHDVEEDKIFLLSLLMAEMGVHSVAYAFPKVRIITTAVDKKVNDKFHIIPGIGNFGDRYFGTDAPSDCYESEERMEI; encoded by the exons ATGCTATGGTGCATCTTTTCTTTAATCGCACACATCCTCGATGACGTGGACACACTTGTGTTAAAAACCATGGCAGCGTCCGGAAGCCAAGCTGATGTCCAAATTCATCTAAAAGAAGATGGAGACGTGGAAGAGCTTCGAGCCTCCAGATCAGACAG TGGCAGTGGTGAGGATTCTCTTGATGAACTTTTGAGACGCTCGTGCCCTTTGACCCCGTCGCTGTCTCCACGAAAGAGAACCATGAGTCAGAGTAAAACAGAGCCACCTCTACTGAGGACCAATAAACGGACGATCTACACGGCAGGACGCCCGCCGTGGTACAACGTCACAGGGACCACCTTTAAAGAGGCTTTTGTTATAG GCTTGTGTGGTGGCAGCGCTTCAGGGAAAACTACAGTGGCCAATAAGATCATCGAGGCCCTGGATGTCCCTTGGGTCGTCCTGCTGTCCATGGACTCCTTCTACAAG GTGTTGAGCAAAGAGGAACAGGAGCTCGCAGCCAGGAATGAATACAACTTTGATCATCCGGATGCTTTCGACTTTGAGTTGCTCGTATTAGTCCTGAGAAAATTGAAGAAGGGCAAAAGCATCAAAGTGCCTGTCTATGACTTCACCACACACTCCCGTCGCAAAGagtgg AAAACTGTTTACGGGGCCAATGTTGTAATATTTGAGGGAATCTTGGCTTTTGCAAATAAGGATCTTTTGAAG TTGTTAGACATGAAAGTGTTTGTGGACACCGACTCTGACATTCGGCTGGTCAGACGACTAAAGCGGGACATTACAGAGCGCGGCCGTGACATCACAGGTGTCATCAAGCTGTACAACAAGTTTGTGAAACCCGCGTTCGAGCAGTACATCGAACCCACAGTCCAGGTGGCAGATATTGTGGTTCCGAGAG GTGGAGAAAACTTCGTAGCTCTGGAGCTGATCGTGCAGCATGTCCACAGCCAGCTGGAGAAG CGTGAAATCACAGTGAG ATCTGCCTTGGCTTCAGCACATCAGGGTCAGCCGTTACCCAGCACCTTGAGCGTGATGGAAAGCACACCACAGGTTCGGGGAATGCACACCATCATCAG GAATAAGGAGACGAACCGAGACGAGTTTATTTTCTACTCAAAGAGGTTGATGAGGCTCCTGATTGAGCACGCTCTCTCCTTCTTACCGCTGAAG TCAGTGTCTGTTGAAACACCACAAGGGACCATATATGAGGGGAAACGCCTCGGCGGGAAAAGG atcacTGGAGTGTCCATTCTCCGTGCAGGCGAGACTATGGAGCAGGCCCTGATGGCAGTGTGTAAAGACATTCGACTAGGAAAAATCCTCATCCAGACGAACCATGACACCGGGGAGCCCGAG CTCCACTACCTGCGCTTGCCGAAGGACATCAGTGAGGACTACGTGATTCTGATGGACAGCACCGTGTCCACAGGGGCAGCTGCTCTCATGGCCATTCGAGTTTTACTC GACCATGATGTTGAGGAAGATAAAATCTTTCTTCTGTCTCTGCTGATGGCTGAGATGGGCGTTCACTCCGTCGCTTATGCCTTTCCCAAAGTACGCATCATCACCACAGCCGTGGACAAGAAGGTCAATGACAAGTTCCACATCATCCCAGGCATCG GAAACTTCGGGGACCGTTATTTTGGAACAGACGCTCCATCAGACTGTTatgaaagtgaagaaaggaTGGAAATCTGA